The genomic interval AGGAAGCCAATTCTTTTCAGGGCTTTTAAAAGTAATGGTGTAAGATCCGGGAAAACCGAATTCTAACAAACGGCAAAGAAAATTCAAAACCAGCAGATAAGCTTCTTCTTTCTCTTCTTTCAATGTGATTTTTATAGTCGCGAAAACATCATTCGCATTGCAGGAAACTATGCTGTCTTTGTATTGTGCTATCTCCAATGGCAATTCGCCACTGCCTTGCTTCTTTAGCTTTGTGGGTAAATCACTACCAATTGCTTTGGCCATATTAAAAATATTATTTGCTGTATATTGGCCTTCGCTTCCTCCGTATTTTACATAACACACTCCAATATAGCAGGCAAAACGCAGGTAATCTTCCTGCAACTGCCCAATAGATTTGCCGGGTTTTAACTTATAATGATCGTCCCCGTCATTATCGATTGTTCGTTCTAAAAATGGATCACGGACATTGCTGTCCACCCAGTCAGACAAGATCCTGTCCACATGCCATTGCCATCCACAGAGTTTCCGCATAGTATCGGAAAAATCCCTTGCCTTTTCGTATGCGAAACCGCTATTACCAAGTTTAAACAAATAATATTCCAATGGAGCGTCTACTAAAATTTCCCTTCCGTTCACAAGAAAGCACTCGTGAGTTGGATAATCAGGCTCTTCACGGGTATTAGACACCTGCGCTTTTCCTTCCTGGATAGAGGTAACACAGGTATCGAACAATTCATTTAATGAGGAATCAGAATTAATATCCTCAAACATTAAATAATCTCTTTTATTTTCCATTATTAACCGGTTGTGCTTGTCTACTGACAAAGAAACTATAATTTATATGTTTTACAAACATTGCTCAAAAATTTCGCGTTTTATGTGTCTCGCAGATGTCAAAACTTAAGGAAAATACTTTATTCAGTTGGAACACCACTAAATTTATTGCTGAAAATGTAACTATTTACCTTCAAGATAGACGGACTTTTCTTAACAGCAGTTAAATAATAAGTAGAATTTAAACGCATAGAAAAATGAAAAATAAAAAGATTGGCTGGATTGGCCTCGGAAAAATGGGTCAGCCCATGTCCGGACAATTGTTAAAAGCAGGTTATCCGGTTTATGTATATGGCCGCCATGAGCAGGACACACAAGCTATGGCCGCTAAAGGTGCAGTGGTTTCACAATCTGTGCTTGACTTAGTAAATATCGTTGATATATTATTCTTAATGGTGACCGATGATCACGCTATTGAAGATATTTTTAAATCGGAAGCAGGAGTTCTGTCTGCTGAACTTACCGGTAAAACGATTGTGAATATGAGTACAGTTTCTCCGGGAATCAATCGTGAAATGGCTATACTTTGCAAGGAAAAAGGTGCGTTTTATCTCGATGCCCCCGTTTCGGGAAGTATTAAGCAGGCCGAAGAAGCGAAGCTTGTGATTATGGCAGGAGGCGAAGAAGCTGTCTATGAAAGTATCAAACCGCTGTTTGGCATTTTAGGAAGTTCATCCAGTCTCATTGGCGATATTGGTGCAGGAAATCTTGCCAAGCTCAGTATCAACACACTTTTAGCTATTGAAGCGCAAGGTCTTGCAGAAGTCATTAATTTTGCTGAGCATCATAGTATTTCAGCAGAAAAAATCCTATCCATAATCAATAACGGTGCGCTGGGTAGCGTATTCATGAAGTTGAAAGGCGAATTGATCATTAATGAGAATTATAATCCAGCCTTTGCTTTAAAGCTGCTGACCAAAGATCTCAGGCTGGCAAAGGCAGAAGGTTTGGACTCACCATTAGGAAATACAGTTTGTAAAACTTTTCAGCAGGCGGAAGCAGAATTCGGTAATGAAGATCTTATTGCCATTAAAAAATATCTTTAACTTTAATATTGGCTTGATCTGCTTTGATTAAGCCAATATAATAGCTAACACTAATTTTATAGTCCATGCTGGTCTATCAGATAGATCAGAGAAGCCATACTTGCAGCACCTAATTCAAGTTCGCGTTTATTTACGTTTTCAAAAACATCATTTGAAGAATGATGAATATCAAAATAGCGTTGAGAATCAGGTCTGAAACCGATGAGGACAACTCCCGGAACTTTTTCCTTTAATGGGCCAATATCAGTACCAGACTGACCAATGGTTAAACGATCTGCTTCATAAGGTTCAAATATAGGTTTCCATTGCTTGTTAATCTTCCTGATAAAATCATCAGATACACCTTCAAAGCTGAAACCGCGCGGAGTGAAACCACCTTCATCTGTTTCAATAGCCGCAATATGTTCCTCTTTATTCAGGGCAGCCAGTTCAGCATATTTCGTTCCTCCGTTATGGCCGTTTTCTTCATTCATAAAAAAGACTGCACGAACAGAATTTTTAGGCTTGTAATTTAAAGATTTGAAAATACGCAGCACTTCTGCTGATTGCAAAACACCTGTACCATCATCATGTGCACCTTCGGCCAGATCCCATGAATCAAGATGTCCGCCAACTGTAATGAATTTATTGGGATGTTCTGTACCTGTCAACTCCCCAATTACATTGTAAGATAATACATCTGCAAGTAGCTGGCAGTCCTGTTTAAAATAGAACTTAACAACAGGCAGCTTACGCATTTTCAGCATAGCGCTTAACTTATTTGCCGCTTTAGTTGATATAGCCGCAGCAGGTATATTTTTACCGTCTTTATCAAAAAGTGTGGCACCAGTATGCGGATAATCATCAAGGCTTTCGGTCAGCGAACGAACAATTACACCAACAGCGCCATATTTAGCAGCAGTTGACGGCCCCATGAACCGCTGATCGCCTGTTTTTCCATAAGCTTCACCCGTACTGATAAACTTTGGGTCAAATGGACGGTTAAAGAAAACTATTTTACCTTTTATCCTGCTTTCACCAAGTTCTTCTACTTCTTTAATGCTTTGTACTTCAATAATATTGGCAGTAAGCCCATTTTCAGGAGTTGCAACACTCATACCCAGCGCAGCAATTGGTACAGGGATACGATTTTTCCCATCAATAATATAGGCAGTCTCCCTCGCTCCTCTTACCCAATGCGGCACCATAACTTCCTGCAGATATACTTTATCAAACCCGTAATTTTCCATTAGTTTTTTGCTCCAAATCACTGCTTTTTGAGCATTTTCAGATCCACTCAGACGCGGACCAATATTTTTACAGAGATAACGGAGGTTTTCATAGCATTTACTATTTACCAGGGATTCATCGTAGATTTTACGTATAATCACTGTTTCCTGGGCATACAATTGATTTGCAGAAAACAATACAAGAAGAATAAGCTTTAATTTCATTGGGGGAATCAGCGTTTAGGTTCTACAATACATTCAGGCAAATGCTTAATTGGGAAGTTACATGAATTGGCAATAAAACACAGCTTTCGTGCTTCTGCATGTAAACTAATTGCTTTTTCATGTTTTGCTTCATCAATAATCAGCACCACCGGCCGTAAAATAACTTCTGTAAACTGACCGCTCCCATCCGCATTTTCGG from Pedobacter sp. WC2423 carries:
- a CDS encoding DUF6138 family protein; its protein translation is MENKRDYLMFEDINSDSSLNELFDTCVTSIQEGKAQVSNTREEPDYPTHECFLVNGREILVDAPLEYYLFKLGNSGFAYEKARDFSDTMRKLCGWQWHVDRILSDWVDSNVRDPFLERTIDNDGDDHYKLKPGKSIGQLQEDYLRFACYIGVCYVKYGGSEGQYTANNIFNMAKAIGSDLPTKLKKQGSGELPLEIAQYKDSIVSCNANDVFATIKITLKEEKEEAYLLVLNFLCRLLEFGFPGSYTITFKSPEKNWLPIKGLQKKGVHQLFANAARWPALYGKIEDYARLAMKEFEWYNDFEAEHCAMPGSFAVFTLGLMDEKYQALICDYLNICDEEHQSIQGEFVLAYIEKYGFTEKGLELYDLCEKNIQQLPKKLSVQHAKLK
- a CDS encoding NAD(P)-dependent oxidoreductase, translating into MKNKKIGWIGLGKMGQPMSGQLLKAGYPVYVYGRHEQDTQAMAAKGAVVSQSVLDLVNIVDILFLMVTDDHAIEDIFKSEAGVLSAELTGKTIVNMSTVSPGINREMAILCKEKGAFYLDAPVSGSIKQAEEAKLVIMAGGEEAVYESIKPLFGILGSSSSLIGDIGAGNLAKLSINTLLAIEAQGLAEVINFAEHHSISAEKILSIINNGALGSVFMKLKGELIINENYNPAFALKLLTKDLRLAKAEGLDSPLGNTVCKTFQQAEAEFGNEDLIAIKKYL
- a CDS encoding M20/M25/M40 family metallo-hydrolase, whose protein sequence is MKLKLILLVLFSANQLYAQETVIIRKIYDESLVNSKCYENLRYLCKNIGPRLSGSENAQKAVIWSKKLMENYGFDKVYLQEVMVPHWVRGARETAYIIDGKNRIPVPIAALGMSVATPENGLTANIIEVQSIKEVEELGESRIKGKIVFFNRPFDPKFISTGEAYGKTGDQRFMGPSTAAKYGAVGVIVRSLTESLDDYPHTGATLFDKDGKNIPAAAISTKAANKLSAMLKMRKLPVVKFYFKQDCQLLADVLSYNVIGELTGTEHPNKFITVGGHLDSWDLAEGAHDDGTGVLQSAEVLRIFKSLNYKPKNSVRAVFFMNEENGHNGGTKYAELAALNKEEHIAAIETDEGGFTPRGFSFEGVSDDFIRKINKQWKPIFEPYEADRLTIGQSGTDIGPLKEKVPGVVLIGFRPDSQRYFDIHHSSNDVFENVNKRELELGAASMASLIYLIDQHGL